One Methanobrevibacter oralis DNA window includes the following coding sequences:
- a CDS encoding 30S ribosomal protein S27ae — protein sequence MVKKSDLYKVDGDKIERKNQTCPRCGEGVFMANHGDRVACGKCGYTEMKK from the coding sequence ATGGTAAAAAAATCTGATCTTTACAAAGTAGACGGAGACAAAATTGAAAGAAAAAATCAAACTTGTCCTCGTTGTGGTGAAGGTGTATTTATGGCTAACCATGGTGACAGAGTTGCTTGTGGTAAATGTGGATACACTGAAATGAAAAAATAG
- the argH gene encoding argininosuccinate lyase — MDNIRNGRFKTGMTDEAAEYTSSLEFDKIIFEADIKTNFAHTLMLKKQNIIDSDIANNILGALDQLKEEGYDELIFDPSVEDIHMAIENYVTSKIGSEAGFMHTAKSRNDQVACDVRLVLRDKITEIQIGILEFIEGLVEFAGNHLEDVFIGFTHLQHAQPITIAHHLMAHVQSLKRDYERLEDTYKRVNLNPLGSAAMATTSFPIDRQLTTDLLGFDAYLENSMDGVSARDFICETTFDLVSLCTTLSKICEELILWSTYEFGVIEMADEYSSTSSIMPQKKNPDVAELARAKCTIVNGELVTILTILKAIPYTYNRDLQEITPHLWNAVSVTQDTLSIVTKMLLSVEFNVERCAKLAGKNFATATDLADIMVREKKIPFRIAHKIVGRIVNEATANNLSEDDITSRFIDDIACSLGFEKLELDDNLLQNALNPIENVKIRSVVGGPAPEMVEIARNNIKLFLNEEFEKKGI, encoded by the coding sequence GTGGATAACATAAGAAATGGTCGATTTAAAACAGGTATGACTGATGAAGCTGCTGAATATACTTCTTCGCTTGAATTTGATAAAATTATTTTTGAAGCAGATATTAAAACTAATTTTGCACATACTTTAATGTTGAAAAAGCAAAATATTATTGATTCTGATATAGCAAATAATATTTTAGGAGCTTTGGATCAACTTAAAGAAGAAGGTTACGATGAATTGATTTTTGATCCATCTGTTGAAGATATTCACATGGCAATTGAAAATTATGTAACTTCTAAAATTGGTTCTGAAGCTGGATTTATGCATACTGCTAAATCTCGTAATGATCAAGTAGCTTGTGATGTTAGATTAGTTCTTCGTGATAAAATTACTGAAATTCAAATTGGTATTTTAGAATTCATTGAGGGATTAGTTGAATTTGCAGGAAATCATTTAGAAGATGTATTTATAGGTTTTACTCATTTACAACATGCACAACCGATTACAATAGCTCATCATTTAATGGCTCATGTACAATCACTTAAAAGAGATTATGAACGTTTAGAAGATACTTACAAGCGTGTTAATTTAAATCCATTAGGTTCTGCAGCTATGGCTACAACTAGTTTTCCTATTGATAGACAATTAACTACAGATTTATTGGGATTTGATGCATATCTAGAAAATTCTATGGATGGAGTTTCGGCAAGAGATTTCATATGTGAAACTACATTTGATTTAGTAAGTTTATGTACTACTTTATCTAAAATTTGTGAAGAACTTATTTTATGGAGTACTTATGAATTTGGAGTTATAGAAATGGCTGATGAATATTCATCAACATCATCTATCATGCCTCAAAAGAAAAATCCTGATGTAGCTGAACTTGCAAGGGCAAAATGTACTATTGTTAATGGGGAACTTGTAACAATTTTAACGATTTTAAAAGCTATTCCTTATACTTACAATAGGGATTTACAAGAAATTACTCCTCATTTATGGAATGCGGTTAGTGTAACTCAAGATACATTATCTATTGTTACTAAAATGTTACTTTCAGTTGAATTTAATGTTGAGAGATGTGCTAAGTTAGCTGGAAAGAATTTTGCAACAGCTACTGATTTGGCAGATATTATGGTTCGCGAAAAGAAAATACCGTTTAGAATTGCTCATAAAATTGTTGGAAGGATTGTTAACGAAGCAACTGCTAATAATCTAAGTGAAGATGATATTACTTCTAGATTTATTGATGATATTGCATGTAGTTTAGGATTTGAAAAACTAGAACTTGATGATAATTTACTTCAAAATGCTTTAAACCCTATTGAAAATGTTAAGATTAGATCTGTTGTGGGTGGTCCTGCACCTGAAATGGTTGAAATTGCTAGAAATAATATAAAATTATTTTTAAATGAAGAATTTGAGAAAAAGGGAATTTAA
- a CDS encoding 7-cyano-7-deazaguanine synthase — protein MYTKEFILSEVNSIRHEIGHDKVNIFIEDIFFNENELWIITEDRPDKSAIIGKGGWVVGKLREKLGLSSIHVESYGDFLTKEYQLKLSKRTIHNLDLKSNALENLEKVIDDRLDNMYAFDFNSYFEKNQFEESENTEAVVALSGGVDSSFSLILAKKLGFNPKAITIDSGTIILPNQYKNNIKLLCEKLNISHEYIRADYGEIIKESLLGKIHPCGKCSKNTGKLAKEYAKNNEIPIIIFGDMLATGTQCINLQDEGVYRLNLPASLSLSKQEIKSLIREFKLKEFKGFGCPLLYEVHKKYPHLKKYSIQRILRETRSSALEPGEALDLIWSFYKTK, from the coding sequence ATGTATACAAAAGAATTTATTTTATCAGAAGTTAACTCAATTAGACATGAAATTGGTCATGATAAAGTAAATATTTTTATTGAAGATATTTTCTTTAATGAAAATGAATTATGGATAATAACAGAAGATCGACCTGATAAATCCGCTATTATTGGAAAAGGGGGATGGGTTGTTGGTAAATTAAGAGAAAAATTAGGTCTTTCTAGTATACATGTTGAAAGTTATGGAGATTTTTTAACAAAAGAATATCAATTAAAATTATCTAAAAGAACGATTCATAACTTAGATTTAAAAAGCAATGCTTTAGAAAATCTTGAAAAAGTAATTGATGATAGATTAGATAACATGTATGCTTTTGACTTTAATAGTTATTTTGAAAAAAATCAATTTGAAGAATCTGAAAATACCGAAGCTGTAGTTGCTCTTTCTGGTGGAGTTGATAGTAGTTTTTCATTGATTTTAGCTAAAAAATTAGGATTTAATCCAAAAGCTATTACAATAGATTCTGGAACTATTATTCTTCCAAATCAGTATAAAAACAATATTAAACTACTTTGTGAAAAATTAAATATTTCCCATGAATATATTAGAGCTGATTATGGTGAAATCATTAAAGAATCGTTATTGGGAAAAATTCATCCTTGTGGAAAATGTTCTAAAAATACTGGAAAATTAGCTAAAGAATATGCAAAAAATAATGAAATTCCCATTATTATATTTGGAGATATGCTTGCAACAGGTACACAATGTATAAATCTTCAAGATGAAGGAGTATATCGTTTAAACCTACCGGCAAGTTTATCACTAAGCAAACAAGAGATAAAATCATTAATAAGAGAATTCAAATTAAAAGAGTTTAAAGGCTTTGGATGTCCTCTTCTTTATGAAGTTCATAAAAAATATCCTCATTTGAAAAAATACTCAATACAAAGAATACTTAGAGAAACACGTTCATCAGCACTAGAACCTGGTGAAGCATTAGATTTAATCTGGAGTTTCTATAAAACAAAATAA
- a CDS encoding acyltransferase produces the protein MSQSSQNIAFPKEDNIKFGVVYSPNSKPPVIGNNYTIRSNSIIYNDVVIGDNFRTGHNVVIRENTNIGDDVLIGTNTVIEGDVIIGNDVSIQSNVYIPTNSVIEDNVFIGPCACFTNDKYPVRINYDLQGPKVRRGASIGGNTTFLSNVEVGEGAIVAAGAIVIHSVPPFYLAIGTPARIKPLPDHLKVPNKF, from the coding sequence ATTTCACAATCTAGTCAAAATATTGCCTTTCCAAAGGAGGATAATATTAAGTTTGGTGTAGTATATTCTCCAAATTCTAAACCGCCTGTTATTGGAAATAATTATACAATTAGATCTAATTCGATTATTTATAATGATGTGGTAATTGGAGATAATTTTCGAACTGGACATAATGTGGTTATTCGTGAAAATACCAATATTGGAGATGATGTTTTAATTGGAACAAATACTGTAATTGAAGGGGATGTTATTATTGGTAATGATGTTTCAATTCAATCTAATGTTTATATTCCAACTAACTCTGTTATAGAAGATAATGTTTTTATTGGACCATGTGCTTGTTTTACAAATGATAAATATCCTGTAAGGATTAATTATGATTTACAAGGTCCAAAAGTAAGAAGGGGAGCTTCAATTGGGGGAAATACAACATTTTTATCTAATGTTGAGGTTGGCGAAGGAGCTATTGTAGCTGCAGGAGCTATTGTTATTCATAGTGTCCCACCATTTTATTTAGCTATTGGTACACCTGCTCGTATTAAACCACTTCCAGATCATTTAAAAGTTCCGAATAAATTTTAA
- a CDS encoding rubredoxin has product MAKWKCKLCGYIYDEEKGDLSRNVPAGTLFEDFALSYKCPKCGAGKTMFEPLE; this is encoded by the coding sequence ATGGCTAAATGGAAATGTAAATTATGTGGTTACATTTATGATGAAGAAAAAGGGGATTTAAGTAGAAATGTTCCAGCTGGAACTCTTTTTGAAGATTTTGCACTATCCTATAAATGCCCTAAATGTGGTGCTGGAAAAACTATGTTTGAACCTTTAGAATAG
- a CDS encoding rubredoxin, which translates to MAKFKCKICGYVYDEDVEGTPFADLPDDFKCPMCGASKDLFEEV; encoded by the coding sequence ATGGCGAAATTTAAATGCAAAATTTGTGGATATGTATATGATGAAGATGTTGAGGGAACTCCATTTGCGGATCTTCCAGATGATTTTAAATGCCCAATGTGTGGGGCTTCTAAAGATTTATTTGAAGAGGTTTAG
- a CDS encoding rubredoxin-like domain-containing protein: MAYICKVCGYVYEGDELPEDYICPVCAVGPDQFEEQ; encoded by the coding sequence ATGGCTTATATTTGTAAAGTTTGTGGATATGTATATGAAGGCGATGAATTACCAGAAGATTACATCTGCCCAGTATGTGCTGTAGGTCCTGATCAATTCGAAGAACAATAA
- a CDS encoding YigZ family protein, producing the protein MKTIAKSVKSEINIKKSHFICSLFPTNTKKESKEIIKKINKQYNDATHNCVAYIVNDGEGFDDDGEPAGTAGKPMINVLKKNEIKNVTAIVTRYFGGIKLGAGGLVRAYSKAVLEAIAQSVIIEVEYYDVYDFIFEYSNIKLVDNEVRNNNLIIIDKDYSNKVIYSVISKNNTNLSKQFNKYADKIKVKYKNKEIFKKI; encoded by the coding sequence ATGAAAACAATAGCTAAATCAGTGAAAAGTGAAATAAATATCAAGAAATCACACTTTATTTGCAGTTTATTTCCAACTAATACTAAAAAAGAAAGTAAAGAAATCATCAAAAAAATAAATAAACAATATAATGATGCGACTCATAATTGTGTAGCTTATATTGTAAATGATGGAGAAGGTTTTGATGATGATGGTGAACCTGCTGGAACTGCAGGTAAACCTATGATTAATGTTTTAAAAAAAAACGAAATTAAAAATGTAACCGCAATTGTAACAAGGTATTTTGGTGGAATTAAACTTGGAGCCGGTGGTCTTGTAAGAGCTTATAGTAAGGCTGTTCTTGAAGCTATAGCTCAAAGTGTAATTATTGAAGTAGAATATTATGATGTTTACGATTTTATTTTTGAATATTCAAATATTAAACTTGTTGATAATGAAGTTAGAAATAATAATTTAATAATTATTGATAAAGATTATTCAAATAAAGTAATATATTCTGTTATATCTAAAAACAATACAAACTTATCTAAACAATTTAATAAATATGCAGATAAAATAAAAGTCAAATATAAAAATAAAGAAATTTTCAAAAAAATATAA
- the arfB gene encoding 2-amino-5-formylamino-6-ribosylaminopyrimidin-4(3H)-one 5'-monophosphate deformylase, which yields MAELRYRAGKIRDPRVHKVGIIALGSHLENHGPALPIDTDAKIAAHIALQSSLESGAKFLGIIYPAYELDEIDHGVHVSLDELKDNIINTLNSAKKFLNIEKVVIVNAHGGNIPILTELWHIEEKTNLAIILNNKVITSEGPHAGSGELSMAKVLGILNEAEVVNQANVNEYEEVGLYGFKKARENDSNIDEGARDVEENGVYVDEIYGKRLFSLSINSVLFDIEKLLDF from the coding sequence ATGGCTGAATTAAGATATCGTGCTGGGAAAATTAGAGATCCAAGAGTTCATAAAGTCGGAATAATAGCTCTTGGATCCCATCTAGAAAACCATGGCCCTGCTTTACCAATTGATACTGATGCAAAAATAGCTGCTCATATTGCATTACAGTCATCACTTGAAAGTGGAGCTAAATTTTTAGGAATTATCTATCCTGCTTATGAATTAGATGAAATTGATCATGGAGTACATGTTTCCCTTGATGAATTAAAAGATAATATCATTAATACTTTAAATTCCGCTAAAAAATTCTTAAATATTGAAAAAGTTGTTATTGTTAATGCTCATGGAGGTAATATTCCAATTTTAACTGAATTATGGCATATTGAAGAAAAAACAAATCTGGCAATTATTTTAAACAATAAAGTTATCACCTCTGAAGGTCCTCATGCTGGAAGTGGTGAACTTTCAATGGCTAAAGTTTTAGGTATCCTTAACGAAGCAGAAGTTGTAAACCAAGCAAATGTTAATGAATATGAAGAAGTTGGTTTATATGGTTTTAAAAAAGCACGTGAAAATGATTCTAATATAGATGAAGGGGCAAGAGATGTTGAGGAAAATGGTGTTTATGTAGATGAAATCTATGGAAAAAGACTATTTAGTTTATCTATTAATTCTGTACTTTTTGATATTGAAAAATTGTTAGATTTCTAA
- a CDS encoding DUF1947 domain-containing protein has translation MSIKVKKRNYLKKKKIKEIKNELKDYGKLLQNKKNVEILETTDNSFILVDGEPYIIIIDGKPFPTLKAALANEIKGKTVTVDMGAIKFVSNGADIMSPGIVDSDKGVEKGDIVLIVDETHKKPLAIGITLISGEEMIKNDFGKAIETKHYVGDDIWNFEL, from the coding sequence ATGAGCATAAAAGTTAAAAAAAGAAATTATCTTAAAAAAAAGAAAATCAAAGAAATAAAAAATGAATTAAAAGATTATGGCAAATTGCTTCAAAATAAGAAAAATGTTGAAATATTAGAAACCACTGATAACTCATTTATATTAGTGGATGGTGAACCTTACATCATAATTATTGATGGAAAACCGTTCCCAACACTTAAAGCAGCACTAGCTAATGAAATTAAAGGTAAAACTGTAACTGTTGATATGGGTGCTATAAAATTTGTAAGTAATGGTGCTGATATTATGAGTCCAGGAATTGTTGATAGTGACAAAGGCGTTGAAAAAGGAGATATTGTTTTAATAGTTGATGAAACCCATAAAAAGCCATTAGCAATCGGAATAACTTTGATTAGTGGTGAAGAAATGATTAAAAATGATTTTGGAAAAGCTATTGAAACAAAACATTATGTCGGTGATGATATTTGGAACTTTGAATTATAA
- a CDS encoding LSm family protein: MSGQNVQRPLDALGKSVNSPVLIKLKGDREFRGILKSFDLHMNLVLNDAEELQDGEVTRRLGVVLIRGDNIVYISP; encoded by the coding sequence ATGAGCGGACAAAATGTTCAAAGACCACTTGATGCGTTAGGAAAATCTGTGAATTCTCCAGTTTTAATAAAACTCAAAGGAGATCGTGAATTTAGAGGCATACTTAAGAGCTTTGATTTACACATGAATTTAGTTCTTAACGATGCAGAAGAGTTACAAGACGGTGAAGTCACTAGAAGACTTGGTGTTGTTCTCATTAGAGGAGACAATATTGTTTATATTTCACCATAA
- a CDS encoding 50S ribosomal protein L37e: protein MSKGTPSMGKKNKKTHIRCRRCGKNTYHIRKKVCASCGFGKSKKLRRYSWQNKKPTTRKRLV from the coding sequence ATGTCGAAAGGTACTCCATCAATGGGTAAAAAGAATAAAAAAACCCATATTAGATGTCGAAGATGTGGAAAAAACACTTATCACATTCGTAAGAAAGTCTGTGCTTCTTGTGGATTTGGGAAATCAAAAAAATTAAGAAGGTACAGCTGGCAAAATAAAAAACCAACTACTAGAAAAAGATTAGTTTAA